The following are encoded together in the Candidatus Methylomirabilis oxygeniifera genome:
- a CDS encoding hypothetical protein; putative membrane protein of unknown function (Evidence 5 : No homology to any previously reported sequences), which translates to MHGFMVSTLKQAKRVIVIVVGFTVLVLGIILIVLPGPATLVIPLGLAILATEFVWARRLLVRFKREARRLKNTISRKMQNNARERSEQK; encoded by the coding sequence ATGCACGGCTTCATGGTCAGCACGCTGAAGCAGGCCAAACGCGTCATCGTTATCGTCGTCGGCTTCACGGTCCTGGTGCTCGGGATTATCCTCATTGTGCTCCCCGGACCCGCTACGCTTGTCATTCCGCTCGGTCTGGCAATTCTGGCAACTGAGTTTGTTTGGGCCAGGCGGTTGCTGGTTCGGTTCAAGCGTGAAGCGAGGCGGTTGAAGAATACCATCTCCAGAAAAATGCAGAACAACGCCCGCGAGCGTTCAGAGCAGAAGTAA
- a CDS encoding Putative nirD (nasD) assimilatory nitrite reductase, small subunit (Rieske (2Fe-2S) domain) protein (Evidence 3 : Function proposed based on presence of conserved amino acid motif, structural feature or limited homology; Product type pe : putative enzyme) yields MESKHTALEIVVPLGPIDAIPLGQGCTYVIDDCAIAVFRQRNGDLFATQNACPHRGGSLADGIIGDGKVICPLHARQFDLKTGASADCAVRTYPVRVEDGEIILTLA; encoded by the coding sequence ATGGAGAGTAAGCATACCGCACTGGAGATCGTTGTACCGCTTGGCCCGATCGACGCAATCCCGCTCGGCCAAGGCTGTACCTACGTGATAGACGACTGCGCCATCGCCGTGTTCCGTCAGCGCAATGGAGACCTCTTTGCTACCCAAAACGCGTGCCCGCATCGAGGGGGTTCGCTGGCCGACGGCATCATCGGAGATGGAAAGGTCATCTGCCCGCTTCACGCGAGGCAGTTCGATCTGAAGACGGGTGCATCAGCGGACTGCGCCGTCCGGACCTATCCGGTTCGCGTGGAAGACGGCGAGATCATTCTTACGCTCGCCTGA
- a CDS encoding putative nirB (nasB) assimilatory nitrite reductase, large subunit [NAD(P)H] (Evidence 3 : Function proposed based on presence of conserved amino acid motif, structural feature or limited homology; Product type pe : putative enzyme), protein MDEQKRLVVIGNGMAGTKTVQEILSRDRERFHVVMFGAERYGNYDRTLLSDVLIGSKDIKQIFLNPLDWYREHDIMLHAGTAVAAIDRNNKTVRDDGGVEESYDTLIIATGSRPFVPPMNGVEKKGVFVFRTLDDCQAIEAYAKGCRRAAVMGGGLLGLEAARGLLSLELDVTVVEMMPWLMAQQLDAEGGALLQRTMQQMGVQTLLEKSVTRVLGDDRVTGLEFQDGSTLDVDIIVMSCGIRPNAELAGRSGLTVDRGIVVNDRMQTSDPDIYAVGECAQHRGKLYGLVAPLYDQARVLAEHLTGASSNGGYQGSKPVSKLKVMGVQLVSMGDTTPTDLQDEVVSYVEPLRGVYKKMVIRNNRLVGATLLGETDTAGVLTQMYLLDAVLPDRRADLLFGTSTGAPILSVFDLPDHAQICHCHGVTKGQIREAIEFGKCRSVSQIGARTKAGTSCGGCKKLLEQFLEVYAGAVAEDPAEHWYVPSIPMTKPELVAAIKAQEIKSVSALFRELNDGREEPSHKTALASLLKTIWAGEYEDERDARFINDRVHANIQKDGTFSVVPRICAGVTSPTELRRIADVADKYQIPAIKLTGGQRIALAGVRKEQLPHVWKDLGMASGHAYAKAIRSCKTCVGSLFCRFGLGDSIALGTKIEKRFYGLETPHKMKLAAVGCPRNCAEATVKDLGAVAIEGGWQVYVGGGAGIRVRAADLLCTVETHEEVLTYMGRFIQYYREHGKYMERAYGLVERVGIERLRDLLVKDVEGIGARLDAEIERAVEACTDPWAEADEPVHPAQFSGPVFVELKR, encoded by the coding sequence ATGGACGAGCAAAAAAGGCTGGTCGTCATTGGTAACGGCATGGCCGGGACCAAGACCGTTCAAGAGATCCTGTCTCGGGATCGTGAACGGTTTCACGTCGTGATGTTCGGCGCAGAGCGATACGGCAACTACGACCGCACCCTCCTCTCGGATGTGCTGATCGGCTCCAAGGACATCAAGCAGATCTTTTTGAACCCGCTCGACTGGTACCGCGAACATGACATCATGTTACATGCCGGGACGGCGGTCGCGGCGATTGATCGCAACAACAAGACGGTACGCGACGATGGCGGCGTAGAGGAATCGTACGATACGCTGATCATCGCCACCGGCAGCCGACCGTTCGTACCCCCCATGAATGGGGTAGAGAAGAAGGGCGTCTTCGTCTTCCGGACGCTCGATGACTGCCAGGCGATTGAGGCATACGCGAAAGGATGTCGGAGGGCCGCAGTCATGGGCGGCGGCCTGCTCGGTCTGGAGGCTGCGCGAGGTCTCCTCTCCCTCGAACTCGATGTGACGGTCGTCGAAATGATGCCGTGGTTGATGGCGCAGCAATTAGACGCTGAGGGAGGCGCACTGCTTCAACGGACGATGCAGCAGATGGGCGTACAGACGCTTCTCGAAAAGAGCGTGACACGCGTGCTCGGAGACGATCGGGTCACGGGCCTGGAGTTTCAGGACGGCTCTACGCTGGACGTCGACATCATCGTGATGAGCTGCGGCATCCGACCCAACGCTGAGCTTGCCGGTCGGTCCGGGCTTACGGTAGATCGAGGGATCGTCGTAAACGACCGGATGCAGACCTCCGATCCGGACATCTACGCCGTAGGTGAGTGCGCTCAGCACCGCGGCAAGCTCTATGGCCTCGTGGCGCCTCTATACGACCAGGCCAGGGTACTGGCAGAGCATCTCACCGGCGCTTCCTCCAATGGCGGGTACCAGGGCTCCAAACCTGTGAGCAAACTGAAGGTGATGGGCGTACAGCTTGTCTCGATGGGCGACACGACTCCAACCGATCTTCAAGACGAGGTCGTCAGCTACGTCGAGCCATTGCGAGGCGTCTACAAAAAGATGGTCATACGCAATAATCGACTCGTCGGCGCCACCCTCCTGGGTGAGACGGACACGGCTGGCGTACTCACTCAGATGTACTTGCTGGACGCCGTACTTCCGGATCGGCGGGCCGACCTGCTGTTCGGTACCTCTACGGGCGCCCCGATCCTCTCGGTGTTTGACCTGCCCGATCATGCCCAGATCTGTCATTGTCACGGGGTCACCAAGGGGCAGATCAGGGAGGCAATCGAGTTCGGTAAGTGCCGATCGGTCTCACAGATTGGAGCCCGCACGAAGGCCGGCACGAGTTGCGGCGGCTGCAAGAAACTCCTCGAACAGTTTCTCGAAGTCTACGCCGGGGCGGTGGCGGAAGACCCCGCCGAGCACTGGTATGTGCCGAGCATCCCGATGACTAAACCCGAACTGGTCGCCGCCATCAAGGCTCAAGAGATCAAGAGCGTCAGCGCGCTGTTCCGAGAACTGAACGACGGACGCGAAGAGCCGAGCCATAAGACGGCTCTAGCCTCGCTCCTCAAGACCATCTGGGCCGGCGAGTACGAAGATGAGCGCGATGCGCGATTCATCAACGACCGGGTCCACGCCAACATCCAGAAGGATGGGACCTTCTCGGTCGTACCGCGAATCTGCGCCGGTGTCACCTCGCCGACAGAGCTCCGGCGCATCGCCGATGTCGCAGACAAGTATCAGATTCCCGCGATCAAGCTGACCGGCGGCCAACGCATCGCACTGGCAGGCGTCAGGAAGGAGCAGCTCCCGCATGTCTGGAAGGATCTGGGGATGGCCAGCGGGCACGCCTACGCCAAGGCGATCCGTTCATGCAAAACCTGTGTGGGATCTCTCTTTTGCCGGTTCGGCCTGGGCGATTCCATCGCGCTGGGGACCAAGATTGAGAAGCGATTCTACGGTCTCGAGACCCCGCATAAGATGAAACTCGCCGCCGTCGGCTGCCCGAGGAACTGCGCGGAGGCGACCGTCAAAGATCTTGGAGCCGTCGCCATTGAGGGCGGCTGGCAGGTCTACGTGGGCGGCGGCGCCGGGATCCGGGTACGAGCCGCGGACCTTCTGTGCACGGTCGAAACCCATGAGGAGGTCCTGACATACATGGGTCGCTTCATCCAATACTACCGGGAACACGGGAAGTATATGGAACGAGCGTATGGGCTCGTGGAACGCGTCGGTATTGAACGGCTGCGTGATCTGCTCGTCAAGGATGTGGAAGGGATCGGTGCGCGGTTGGATGCCGAGATTGAACGGGCGGTCGAAGCCTGCACAGATCCCTGGGCCGAAGCGGATGAACCCGTACATCCGGCCCAGTTCAGCGGACCCGTATTTGTCGAGTTGAAGAGGTGA
- a CDS encoding putative transcriptional regulator, LysR family (Evidence 3 : Function proposed based on presence of conserved amino acid motif, structural feature or limited homology; Product type r : regulator) has translation MTFHQLRVFLAVARHGSYSRAAEELFLSQPAVSAQVRELERTLEATFFERVGRTIVLTEAGKELLTYAEKICALTDEARLAMQELDGLKRGRIALAAVSTAGAYVLPSLLGAFQERYPGITINLEVTNRALARDRLLHNEVDLVVMGRPPDEVPHVAEPFLSDEIVVVAAPSHPLATTRRISVDRLAREVFIAREVGSGTRLNADEFFRQQGVQLRVGLELGDNSAVKEAVAAGLGIALLSRHVLRMELALKRLVVLDVQGLPLRRQWFVVHREDKHLSRAAIAFKAFLLTSAEALLASPGQPQPTTARRRR, from the coding sequence ATGACCTTTCATCAACTTCGCGTCTTTCTGGCGGTCGCCAGACACGGCAGCTATTCCCGCGCGGCCGAGGAGCTGTTTTTGTCCCAGCCTGCCGTCTCGGCGCAGGTTCGAGAGTTGGAGCGTACCCTCGAGGCGACCTTCTTCGAACGGGTCGGCCGGACCATTGTCTTAACCGAAGCAGGTAAAGAACTCCTGACCTACGCCGAGAAAATCTGCGCGCTGACCGACGAAGCCCGGCTTGCGATGCAAGAGCTCGATGGTCTGAAGCGTGGACGGATCGCTCTTGCCGCCGTCAGCACCGCCGGGGCCTATGTCCTGCCTTCATTACTCGGAGCATTTCAGGAGCGATACCCCGGCATCACCATCAACCTGGAGGTCACCAACCGCGCGCTGGCGCGAGACCGCCTCCTGCACAATGAGGTTGATCTCGTCGTCATGGGGCGTCCCCCGGATGAAGTTCCGCACGTCGCCGAACCGTTTCTCTCCGATGAGATCGTCGTTGTCGCCGCCCCATCTCATCCGCTTGCAACGACCAGGCGAATATCGGTGGATCGTCTGGCCCGAGAGGTCTTTATCGCCCGCGAGGTCGGCTCAGGAACTCGTCTCAATGCCGATGAGTTCTTCCGTCAGCAAGGGGTGCAGTTGCGGGTGGGGTTGGAACTGGGGGATAACAGCGCCGTCAAGGAGGCGGTGGCTGCGGGACTCGGGATTGCCCTCCTGTCCCGACATGTCCTTCGAATGGAACTTGCGCTCAAACGTCTGGTGGTGCTGGACGTTCAAGGGCTTCCCCTGCGACGGCAGTGGTTTGTGGTGCACCGCGAAGACAAGCATCTCAGTCGGGCGGCGATCGCGTTTAAAGCGTTCCTTCTTACCTCAGCCGAGGCCCTATTGGCATCTCCGGGTCAGCCGCAACCAACCACAGCCCGTCGCCGCCGTTAA
- a CDS encoding putative Nitrogen assimilation transcription regulatory protein (ntrC)(synonyms:glnT, glnG) (Evidence 3 : Function proposed based on presence of conserved amino acid motif, structural feature or limited homology; Product type r : regulator): MIGTRHILVVDDEESIRWALRKALEREGYQVVLAADGVEGLARATDPSIDLVLMDIKMPGAEGLETLSRIKETRPELPVIIMTAFGTLQAAVQAMKRGAYDYITKPFDFGELTILVQRVFEIRELTERVAQMEALGGRPFDFGGVVGLCPAMQQIFKLVGKMAASDLTVLVRGESGTGKELLAKAVHYNSRRSARPFVAVNCAAIPRELLESELFGHERGAFTGASALRRGKFELAEGGTIFLDEIGDMDIGLQAKILRVLQERQFERVGGERSLSADVRVIAATNQNLETAVAQKGFREDLYYRLNVVAINLPPLRERVEDIPLLVNHFLHRFAEEQKQEPKTLPPDTLELMLAYRWPGNIRELENAVKRACVLAPTSLILPEHLPTALRQVDEVDGSGGRSSFERLLSQGITGELSRLKQERDGQLYAYFLAALERPLLLRVLERTGGNQLRAAELLGINRNTLRKKLRELGIAPVRSGEGKAEG; the protein is encoded by the coding sequence ATGATCGGCACGCGACACATCCTCGTCGTTGACGACGAAGAAAGTATCCGGTGGGCCCTGCGTAAGGCGCTTGAGCGTGAAGGATATCAGGTGGTACTTGCCGCGGATGGGGTCGAAGGACTGGCGCGGGCTACAGACCCGAGCATCGATCTCGTCCTCATGGATATCAAGATGCCCGGTGCGGAGGGGCTGGAGACCCTCAGTAGGATCAAAGAGACTCGTCCGGAGCTTCCTGTCATTATTATGACCGCATTCGGCACACTTCAGGCTGCGGTCCAGGCAATGAAACGCGGGGCCTACGACTACATTACCAAGCCGTTTGATTTCGGCGAGCTCACCATACTGGTGCAACGGGTCTTTGAGATTCGTGAGCTGACCGAGCGGGTGGCGCAGATGGAGGCCCTTGGCGGTCGGCCCTTTGACTTCGGAGGAGTGGTCGGTCTCTGCCCGGCCATGCAGCAGATCTTCAAATTGGTGGGAAAGATGGCCGCCAGCGACCTCACGGTCCTCGTCCGAGGGGAAAGCGGTACCGGCAAGGAACTGCTGGCGAAAGCGGTTCACTACAACAGCCGACGGTCCGCGCGCCCGTTCGTAGCCGTCAACTGCGCGGCGATCCCCCGCGAACTCCTGGAGAGCGAGCTGTTCGGCCATGAGCGGGGTGCGTTCACGGGAGCCAGCGCCCTTCGACGCGGTAAGTTTGAGCTTGCCGAGGGTGGGACGATCTTTCTCGATGAGATCGGAGATATGGATATCGGGTTGCAGGCGAAGATCCTGCGTGTACTCCAGGAACGGCAGTTTGAGCGGGTGGGGGGCGAACGGTCGCTCTCGGCGGACGTGAGGGTCATCGCCGCCACCAATCAAAATCTCGAAACCGCTGTCGCGCAGAAGGGCTTCCGCGAAGATCTCTACTACCGCCTGAACGTCGTGGCCATTAATCTTCCGCCTCTCCGAGAGCGGGTCGAAGACATTCCGCTGCTTGTGAACCATTTCCTCCATCGGTTCGCAGAAGAGCAGAAGCAGGAGCCGAAAACCCTGCCGCCAGACACGCTTGAGCTGATGCTCGCATACCGCTGGCCTGGAAATATCCGTGAGCTGGAGAACGCGGTGAAAAGGGCCTGCGTGCTTGCGCCGACCTCTCTCATTCTGCCTGAGCATTTGCCTACCGCTCTCCGGCAGGTCGACGAAGTCGACGGTTCCGGCGGTAGGTCGTCCTTCGAGCGGTTGCTGTCTCAGGGGATTACGGGCGAGCTGTCCCGGCTGAAACAGGAACGGGACGGGCAGCTCTATGCGTACTTCCTTGCTGCGCTGGAGCGACCTCTCCTGTTGCGCGTCCTGGAAAGGACCGGTGGGAACCAGCTTCGAGCGGCTGAGTTACTCGGGATCAATCGCAACACGCTCCGAAAGAAGCTCCGTGAGCTTGGGATTGCGCCTGTTCGCAGCGGCGAAGGGAAGGCGGAAGGTTGA
- the gltD gene encoding Glutamate synthase [NADPH] small chain, (NADPH-GOGAT) (Evidence 2b : Function of strongly homologous gene; Product type e : enzyme), translating to MGKPTGFIEFKREKQPYRPVEERIRDWQQVMLPWPTETLKRQGARCMDCGVPFCHRGCPLGNIIPDWNDLVYRDRWRDAIERLHATNNFPEFTGTACPAPCEGSCVLGIHNDPVTIKAIELAIVEHAFEAGWIRPEPPTVRTGKKVAVIGSGPAGLAAAQQLNRAGHWVTVFERADRIGGLLRYGIPEFKLEKRVLDRRLDQLQKEEIQFRANANVGVNVPVEELRREFDAILLAGGATTPRDLKIPGRELRGIHFAMEYLALQNQRCQGDVIPDEAFITASGKRVVIIGGGDTGADCLGTAHRHGALSVHQFELLPRPPDTRTAENPWPQWPVVFRTSSAHEEGGIREFSVATTSFSGENGHVTKLHANRVEMTNENGRMGFKPIPGTEFEMEADLVLLAMGFLGPERNGLLSELGVTLTERGNVWRDENWMTSVPGVFTAGDMQRGQSLIVWAIAEGRSAAHGIDRHLMGHSNLPAPIP from the coding sequence ATGGGTAAGCCGACCGGTTTCATCGAATTCAAGCGCGAAAAACAGCCATACCGGCCGGTCGAGGAGCGGATTCGCGACTGGCAGCAGGTCATGCTGCCGTGGCCGACGGAAACACTGAAGCGGCAGGGGGCGCGCTGCATGGATTGCGGCGTCCCGTTCTGCCACCGGGGTTGCCCGCTGGGCAACATCATCCCGGACTGGAACGACCTGGTCTATCGCGACCGGTGGCGGGACGCTATCGAGCGCCTGCATGCCACAAACAATTTCCCGGAGTTTACCGGAACTGCCTGCCCCGCGCCCTGCGAGGGCTCGTGCGTCCTCGGGATTCATAACGACCCGGTGACCATCAAGGCCATCGAGTTAGCTATTGTCGAACATGCCTTTGAGGCGGGCTGGATCAGGCCGGAGCCCCCCACCGTGCGGACCGGTAAGAAAGTCGCTGTTATCGGCTCAGGTCCGGCAGGGCTTGCGGCTGCCCAGCAGCTCAATCGCGCCGGTCACTGGGTGACGGTCTTCGAGCGAGCCGATCGGATCGGCGGCCTGCTGCGCTACGGCATCCCGGAGTTCAAGCTGGAGAAGCGGGTCCTGGACCGGCGGCTGGATCAGCTTCAGAAAGAGGAGATCCAGTTTCGGGCCAATGCGAACGTGGGCGTAAACGTACCTGTTGAGGAGTTGCGGCGCGAGTTCGATGCCATCCTGCTTGCCGGAGGGGCCACGACACCACGCGATCTCAAGATCCCTGGGCGTGAGCTGCGCGGCATTCACTTCGCCATGGAGTACCTGGCCCTTCAGAATCAGCGCTGCCAGGGCGACGTGATCCCTGACGAGGCGTTCATCACCGCCAGCGGGAAGCGGGTGGTCATCATCGGCGGCGGCGACACCGGCGCCGACTGCCTGGGGACCGCCCACCGTCATGGCGCCCTCTCCGTCCATCAGTTCGAACTGCTTCCGCGTCCGCCGGATACTCGGACAGCCGAGAACCCTTGGCCCCAGTGGCCGGTCGTCTTCAGGACCTCGTCCGCTCACGAAGAGGGCGGCATCCGGGAGTTCTCGGTGGCGACAACGAGCTTCTCCGGAGAGAACGGCCACGTCACGAAGCTGCACGCCAACCGGGTTGAGATGACGAATGAGAACGGCCGGATGGGCTTCAAGCCGATCCCTGGCACCGAGTTCGAGATGGAGGCAGACCTGGTCCTGCTGGCCATGGGCTTCCTGGGACCTGAGCGGAACGGGCTACTGAGCGAGCTTGGCGTAACACTGACCGAGCGCGGGAACGTCTGGCGTGACGAGAACTGGATGACCAGCGTGCCCGGCGTCTTCACCGCAGGCGATATGCAACGCGGCCAGTCGCTGATCGTCTGGGCTATTGCCGAAGGTCGCAGCGCCGCTCACGGCATCGACCGACACCTGATGGGCCATTCCAACCTCCCTGCTCCAATCCCCTAA
- a CDS encoding putative Nitrogen assimilation transcription regulation protein (ntrB) (synonyms:glnR, glnL) (Evidence 3 : Function proposed based on presence of conserved amino acid motif, structural feature or limited homology; Product type r : regulator), giving the protein MRGESEKPAKPGMSEVKRLRQRCEELSTSIESMRAYYEDLLGSLQDGIIIVESDGHIRSINQAAEELTGLSAQMVHGRLFEQIFPNDRPLQELVRKTMESGRTHTDFDGRLTRQDSSQVVISAVASLISDGTGQARGTVLALRDQTGIRELEERLQRSDRLAALGTVAAGVAHEIRNPLAGLRGAAQLLEGEPDFPPALREYTSVIVKEVDRLGAIVERLLSFATPRGPVLRSCNLHEILDGLFFLERAPLGAAKVTIQRQYDPQLPEILADPSEIQQLFLNLIHNGVEAMPDGGDLTVRTRYERSVKRCGGRSVAVVEIIDRGSGFDPEVERRLFTPFFTTKERGTGLGLAICLRIVEDHGGAMEATSSPGRGSRFCVWLPLAKQPEVVSPHNESNRTMQDMRS; this is encoded by the coding sequence ATGCGGGGGGAGTCTGAAAAGCCGGCCAAACCGGGCATGTCGGAGGTGAAAAGGCTCAGGCAGCGTTGTGAGGAACTTAGTACCTCTATCGAGTCGATGCGGGCCTATTATGAAGATCTGTTGGGAAGCTTGCAGGATGGTATCATTATCGTCGAGTCGGATGGTCATATCCGTTCGATCAATCAAGCAGCGGAGGAGCTGACGGGACTATCGGCCCAGATGGTTCACGGCCGACTCTTCGAACAGATATTTCCGAATGATCGGCCGTTGCAGGAGCTTGTGCGAAAGACCATGGAGAGCGGCCGGACCCATACCGATTTTGACGGCAGGCTGACCAGGCAGGATAGCTCGCAGGTGGTGATCAGCGCCGTGGCCTCCCTCATCAGTGATGGGACGGGGCAGGCACGCGGCACTGTTCTGGCGCTTCGGGATCAGACCGGGATCAGGGAGCTGGAGGAGCGCCTACAGCGATCGGATCGCCTGGCGGCGCTTGGGACGGTGGCCGCAGGGGTGGCTCATGAGATCCGAAACCCGCTGGCCGGCCTCAGGGGAGCGGCGCAGTTACTCGAGGGTGAGCCTGACTTTCCTCCCGCTCTGAGAGAATATACCTCGGTCATCGTGAAAGAGGTTGATCGGCTCGGCGCGATTGTTGAGCGGCTCCTGTCGTTTGCCACGCCTCGTGGCCCGGTCCTTCGTTCATGTAACCTGCACGAAATCCTCGATGGCCTCTTCTTTTTGGAGCGGGCGCCGCTGGGTGCTGCCAAGGTGACGATTCAGCGTCAGTACGACCCGCAACTCCCCGAGATCCTCGCGGATCCCTCTGAAATCCAACAGCTCTTTCTGAACCTGATCCATAATGGGGTAGAGGCGATGCCCGACGGAGGGGACCTTACCGTTCGGACGCGGTATGAGCGATCCGTCAAGCGTTGTGGAGGCCGATCAGTGGCCGTAGTCGAGATTATCGATCGGGGAAGCGGGTTCGATCCTGAGGTTGAGCGCCGTCTGTTTACCCCTTTTTTTACCACAAAAGAACGGGGCACCGGGTTAGGGCTGGCCATCTGCCTCCGGATCGTAGAGGACCATGGTGGAGCTATGGAAGCGACAAGCTCACCGGGCAGGGGCAGCAGATTTTGCGTATGGCTTCCCCTCGCAAAGCAACCCGAGGTTGTCTCACCTCACAATGAATCGAATCGGACGATGCAAGACATGAGATCATGA
- a CDS encoding putative phosphoribosylaminoimidazole-succinocarboxamide synthase (SAICAR synthetase) (ade1/pur7). Catalyses ATP+5-amino-1-(5-phospho-D-ribosyl)imidazole-4-carboxylate+L-aspartate<=>ADP+phosphate+(S)-2-(5-amino-1-(5-phospho-D-ribosyl)imidazole-4-carboxamido)succinate (Evidence 3 : Function proposed based on presence of conserved amino acid motif, structural feature or limited homology; Product type pe : putative enzyme) yields the protein MDNDNILTDIIEPVVLNTECPELTLYARGKVRDIYDFEDRLLLVATDRISAFDVVLPTGIPGKGRILTALSTFWFHVTADLVPNHLLTTEVDGFPPACRPYRETLQGRSMLVKKTKPLPIECIVRGYLSGSGWVEYQKTGTVCGIPLPVGLPESCRLDPPLFTPSTKAEQGAHDVNITFDEAAARLGLELAERVRTLSLALYERARTHALERGIIIADTKFEFGLLDGNLVLIDEVLTPDSSRFWPCDTYAPGRSQPSFDKQFVRDYLKSIAWDMQEPGPELPQDIVRRTRAKYQEALRRLAEADLPACEA from the coding sequence ATGGATAACGACAATATCTTGACCGACATAATTGAACCGGTTGTACTGAACACGGAGTGTCCCGAGCTCACGTTGTACGCCAGGGGAAAGGTTCGGGACATTTACGACTTCGAAGATCGTCTGCTGCTGGTAGCTACAGATCGGATTTCGGCGTTTGACGTGGTTCTGCCGACAGGTATTCCTGGAAAGGGGAGAATCCTCACCGCCCTCTCGACGTTCTGGTTTCATGTCACTGCAGATCTGGTACCCAACCACCTGCTGACCACCGAGGTGGACGGCTTCCCACCCGCGTGCCGACCCTATCGTGAGACGCTCCAGGGGCGGAGCATGCTGGTCAAAAAGACGAAGCCGTTGCCGATTGAATGTATTGTTCGGGGGTATCTGTCCGGTTCGGGCTGGGTGGAATACCAAAAGACAGGAACCGTGTGCGGCATCCCGTTGCCGGTTGGGTTGCCGGAGTCGTGTCGTCTCGACCCGCCGCTCTTCACCCCGTCAACGAAGGCGGAGCAGGGGGCGCATGATGTCAACATTACGTTCGACGAAGCGGCCGCCCGACTCGGTCTGGAGCTGGCTGAGCGTGTGCGAACATTGAGTCTGGCCCTGTACGAGCGAGCTCGGACGCATGCCTTGGAACGAGGGATCATTATTGCCGACACGAAGTTCGAGTTTGGGCTGCTGGATGGCAACCTCGTCCTGATCGATGAGGTTCTGACCCCTGATTCCTCCCGTTTTTGGCCATGCGACACCTATGCGCCCGGCCGATCCCAACCGAGCTTCGATAAGCAGTTTGTACGGGACTACCTGAAGTCGATCGCCTGGGATATGCAGGAGCCGGGACCGGAGCTGCCACAGGATATCGTGCGACGAACCCGCGCCAAGTATCAGGAAGCCTTGAGACGTCTGGCCGAAGCCGATCTGCCTGCCTGCGAGGCATAG